A part of Rhodamnia argentea isolate NSW1041297 chromosome 8, ASM2092103v1, whole genome shotgun sequence genomic DNA contains:
- the LOC115735254 gene encoding uncharacterized protein LOC115735254: MARSPQRHHFVVVVFLSLCVLLLYCHSNTSLSASISASQNPNPDPRFLPNSRPETRAPTPGFTLLIKVLAFNRLDSISRCLRSLAAADYVSDTVHLHVYIDHFDNRSGDVESSLGASRKILDFVDGFKWEFGDKLVHYRTGNAGLQAQWLEAWWPSSDDEFAFIVEDDLEVSPLFYKFVKSVIWNYYYNASNFSPMIYGVTLQRPRFVPGKHGNKLQVDGRTRVFLYQLVGTWGQILFPKHWKEFRRWYDYHKAKGIKPILEGMVTTGWYRRLGEKIWTPWFIKFIHDRGYFNFYTNFLQERALSISHRDTGVNYGKTAGPDSHLLNEAPHDFSLLEMQPLSNLKWYDFCFREVLPGRVVRNFNDLGVVLDTVQINETIVLVSLFGFQEIIIRNMLCHFERLNIRNYILMGLMSDLLFDLARRGHPVIAADQFLDSVGANELKGPVNSSPELIKNVMTSTYAIKKCLELRYNAWVVDANMLFPNGGMFQALTDSTFDLYVWKSLGVIFVQRSSAVRKLWLNNFVHAVEAGDSLWDKLSIARENGNFADIAASFLESKRVRVKRIDDRSLGVDIGRSIVDQASPGLENKVLYWSADTAPDVIRKRLEELKMWTLDGDDSCSAVVCHQS, from the exons ATGGCGAGATCGCCGCAGCGACACcacttcgtcgtcgtcgtcttcctctcCCTCTGCGTCCTCCTCCTCTACTGCCACTCCAACACCTCCCTTTCCGCCTCCATCTCTGCCTCCCAGAACCCTAACCCGGACCCCCGTTTCCTCCCCAATTCCCGTCCGGAAACCCGAGCGCCGACCCCTGGTTTCACTCTCCTCATCAAGGTCCTCGCCTTCAACCGCCTCGACTCCATCTCCCGCTGCCTCCGCtccctcgccgccgccgactACGTCTCCGACACCGTCCACCTCCACGTCTACATCGACCACTTCGATAACAGATCGGGCGACGTGGAATCGAGCTTGGGTGCTTCGCGTAAGATTCTGGATTTTGTCGATGGTTTCAAGTGGGAGTTCGGCGACAAGCTGGTGCACTATCGGACGGGTAACGCGGGGCTGCAGGCGCAGTGGTTGGAGGCGTGGTGGCCGAGCTCCGACGACGAGTTCGCCTTCATTGTCGAGGATGATCTGGAGGTCTCGCCGCTTTTCTACAAGTTCGTTAAGTCCGTGATATGGAACTATTACTACAATGCTTCGAATTTTAGTCCGATGATATACGGAGTGACGCTTCAGCGACCAAGGTTTGTCCCAG GTAAGCATGGGAACAAACTGCAGGTTGATGGCAGAACTCGAGTTTTCCTGTATCAGTTAGTCGGGACTTGGGGTCAGATTCTCTTTCCAAAGCATTGGAAGGAGTTTAGGAGGTGGTATGACTATCACAAGGCGAAGGGCATCAAGCCAATTCTTGAGGGAATG GTGACAACGGGATGGTACAGAAGGCTGGGAGAGAAAATATGGACTCCATGGTTCATAAAATTCATTCATGATCGTGGATATTTCaacttttataccaactttttACAAGAAAGGGCACTTAGCATCTCTCATAGAGATACTGGTGTCAACTATGGTAAAACAGCTGGGCCAGATTCTCATCTTCTGAATGAAGCTCCTCATGATTTCAGTCTTCTTGAGATGCAGCCCTTGAGTAATCTGAAGTGGTATGATTTTTGTTTTAGAGAGGTGCTTCCTGGTAGGGTCGTTAGGAATTTCAATGACCTTGGTGTTGTTCTTGACACTGTGCAAATAAATGAGACTATAGTGCTTGTGAGCCTCTTTGGGTTTCAAGAGATCATCATCAGGAACATGCTCTGCCACTTTGAGAGGCTGAATATTCGTAACTACATACTTATGGGCCTTATGTCAGATTTGCTGTTTGATCTTGCTAGAAGGGGACATCCTGTTATTGCTGCAGACCAGTTTCTGGATAGTGTGGGGGCTAATGAACTGAAGGGACCTGTGAATTCCTCTCCAGAGTTGATCAAGAATGTTATGACGAGTACATATGCGATTAagaaatgtttagaacttagATACAATGCTTGGGTGGTGGATGCAAACATGCTCTTTCCTAACGGAGGCATGTTTCAGGCCTTGACCGACTCCACCTTTGACTTATATGTTTGGAAGAGCTTGGGTGTGATTTTTGTTCAGAGATCCTCTGCTGTCAGGAAACTATGGCTCAATAATTTTGTGCATGCAGTTGAAGCAGGAGATTCTTTGTGGGATAAGCTTTCAATAGCACGGGAAAACGGCAATTTTGCAGACATAGCAGCAAGTTTTCTAGAATCCAAGAGGGTGAGGGTCAAGAGGATTGACGATAGAAGCCTCGGGGTTGACATTGGCAGAAGCATTGTCGACCAGGCTTCTCCTGGATTAGAAAACAAGGTACTGTACTGGTCTGCTGATACTGCTCCGGATGTAATTCGGAAGCGACTTGAAGAGTTGAAAATGTGGACCCTAGATGGTGATGACTCTTGTTCGGCAGTGGTTTGTCATCAATCATAG
- the LOC115735253 gene encoding pentatricopeptide repeat-containing protein At4g14170-like has protein sequence MLPCHHAFKSLRNPLLALSTKIKSLSPCSSLSAAPSTRSKETHADLLAVCSISQSLRRTKQCHALGIVGRSLPRSVSLCASLILSYAGYGDIAAGRVLFRQTFGHCHTAFLWNTLIRAHSVCGAHDGFETYNAMIRSGVRPDGHTFPFVFKVCADFVEVKKGMEIHVVVFKLGFNGDVYVGNTLLQFYGNCGDLRGAEKVFDEMAERDVVSWNTVIGVFSVNGLYEEAFEFFNNMNSRSGMRPNMVSVISVLPVCAGLEDEVMASQIHAYTVKVGLVTNVTVGNALVDAYAKCGNGVASRHFFDKMVEKNEVSWNAIITGFAYGERNVDALVMFRSMVFEGLKPDSVTISSMLPVLVELQLFDLAKEVHAYSIRMGVETDLFISNSLIDMYAKSGHPTEASRVFNKMKVYNVVSWNAMIANFTQNRREVEAINLIREMQVHGEVPSSLSFTNVLPACARMGLLSTGKEIHARTFRMGESFDVFISNALTDMYAKCGCLNLARKVFSMSQRDEVTYNILIVGYSQTSYCLESLSLLKEMHSMGMNYDIVSFVGAISACANTAAIKHGKEIHGLLVRKQFHMHLFVANSLLDLYMKCGKIDIAGEVFDRMPYRDVASWNTMIMGYGMLGEIETAINLFEEMMNDGVEYDSVSFIAVLSACSHGGLIEKGREYFKEMRCQNLEPTQMHYACMVDLLGRAGLFEEALELIKGLAFKPDVNIWGALLGACRMHGNIELGCWAADHLFKLKPDHCGYYVLLSNLFAEAGRWDEADRVRELMKSRAVKKNPGFSWVQTRDKVHAFVVGEKVDDLDPFVWLAEAG, from the coding sequence ATGTTACCATGTCACCATGCCTTCAAGTCCCTTCGCAATCCTCTCTTagcattatcaacaaaaatcaaatctttatcACCGTGCTCGAGCCTCTCCGCGGCTCCGTCGACCCGGAGCAAAGAAACGCACGCCGACCTCCTCGCCGTCTGCTCAATATCGCAGTCGCTTCGCCGGACCAAGCAATGCCACGCTCTGGGGATCGTGGGTCGCTCCCTCCCTCGCAGCGTCTCTCTCTGCGCTTCGCTCATCCTGAGCTACGCTGGTTATGGGGACATCGCAGCGGGTCGCGTCTTGTTCCGTCAGACGTTTGGGCATTGCCACACGGCCTTCTTGTGGAACACTCTCATCCGGGCTCACTCCGTGTGTGGAGCTCATGATGGGTTTGAGACGTACAACGCGATGATCAGGAGTGGGGTTCGACCTGACGGCCACACGTTCCCTTTTGTTTTCAAGGTTTGTGCTGATTTTGTGGAAGTGAAGAAGGGGATGGAAATTCACGTGGTCGTGTTCAAGTTGGGTTTCAATGGCGATGTCTACGTGGGGAACACTCTTTTGCAGTTTTACGGTAACTGTGGGGATTTGAGAGGCGCAGAGAAGGTGTTTGACGAAATGGCTGAGAGGGACGTCGTTTCATGGAATACTGTTATCGGAGTCTTTTCGGTGAATGGTTTGTATGAGGAGGCGTTTGAGTTTTTCAACAACATGAATTCGAGGTCTGGGATGAGGCCTAACATGGTGAGCGTTATTAGTGTTTTGCCAGTATGCGCCGGACTCGAGGATGAAGTCATGGCGTCTCAGATTCATGCTTACACGGTCAAGGTTGGGCTGGTTACAAATGTGACTGTTGGGAATGCGTTGGTGGATGCATATGCAAAGTGTGGGAATGGAGTGGCTTCGAGGCATTTTTTCGACAAGATGGTTGAGAAGAATGAGGTTTCGTGGAATGCAATAATAACGGGTTTTGCTTATGGGGAGCGCAATGTAGATGCTTTGGTTATGTTCAGGTCAATGGTCTTTGAGGGTCTGAAGCCAGACTCTGTCACCATTTCTAGTATGCTTCCTGTGCTTGTTGAATTACAGTTGTTTGATTTGGCCAAAGAGGTGCATGCATACAGCATACGAATGGGTGTGGAAACTGATTTGTTCATCTCCAACTCATTGATTGACATGTACGCAAAATCAGGCCATCCAACTGAGGCTTCTAGGGTGTTTAATAAAATGAAGGTCTACAATGTGGTGTCGTGGAATGCTATGATTGCTAACTTCACTCAAAACAGGCGAGAGGTTGAAGCTATAAATCTTATACGAGAAATGCAAGTTCATGGTGAAGTTCCGAGCTCGTTAAGTTTCACAAACGTGCTTCCTGCTTGCGCTAGGATGGGTTTGCTTTCTACCGGAAAAGAGATCCACGCAAGGACATTTCGCATGGGAGAATCCTTTGACGTGTTCATCTCCAATGCCTTGACAGATATGTATGCAAAGTGTGGCTGCTTGAACCTTGCCAGAAAAGTTTTCAGCATGTCACAGAGAGATGAAGTAACATACAATATACTAATTGTCGGCTATTCTCAAACTAGTTATTGCTTGGAATCTCTTAGTTTATTAAAAGAAATGCACTCTATGGGAATGAACTATGACATTGTTTCCTTTGTTGGAGCTATCTCAGCTTGTGCAAACACAGCCGCAATCAAGCATGGTAAAGAAATCCATGGTCTACTGGTCAGGaaacaatttcatatgcatCTCTTTGTTGCAAACTCATTGCTGGACTTATATATGAAATGTGGAAAGATTGATATTGCTGGAGAAGTATTTGACCGTATGCCATACAGGGATGTAGCCTCTTGGAACACTATGATCATGGGTTACGGGATGCTGGGTGAAATAGAGACTGCTatcaacctttttgaagaaatgaTGAATGATGGTGTGGAATATGATTCTGTTTCATTTATTGCAGTCTTATCAGCATGTAGTCATGGAGGGCTCATTGAGAAGGGAAGGGAGTACTTTAAAGAAATGCGGTGTCAGAATCTTGAGCCAACACAGATGCACTATGCTTGTATGGTTGATCTTCTTGGCCGAGCTGGCCTTTTTGAAGAAGCTCTGGAACTAATTAAAGGCCTAGCCTTCAAACCAGATGTTAATATTTGGGGTGCTTTGTTGGGGGCATGTCGTATGCATGGGAATATAGAGTTGGGCTGTTGGGCGGCTGATCATCTGTTCAAGTTGAAGCCAGATCATTGTGGATACTATGTACTTCTTTCCAACTTATTCGCAGAAGCAGGGAGATGGGATGAGGCAGATAGAGTGAGAGAATTGATGAAGTCAAGGGCAGTGAAAAAGAACCCTGGTTTTAGTTGGGTTCAGACACGTGATAAAGTGCATGCTTTTGTGGTCGGAGAGAAAGTAGACGATTTAGATCCGTTTGTTTGGCTTGCAGAAGCTGGCTAG
- the LOC115735380 gene encoding protein NRT1/ PTR FAMILY 4.5-like: MEILCKSYHLCPAICNYACMYQNFQGPDNPTRTKSVQVGVGDETAEVDKNVDISLSSASMKKGGYRACMFVFGLASLENIGFVANMSTMVLYFSYVLYFSLSTSANTLTNFMGSVCLLSLIGGFISDTYINRLYTCLIFGSMEVVALVMVTIQAYSKNLHPDPCGKSSCVEGGKALFLYTSMFLLALGAGGVKGALPALGGDQLYWNGIDGGKALASYFNWYLLSTILGGIIGVTGVVWVNMNKSWYWGFFIGTMTALLGFIVLAIGKPFYRFPPHGNSPLLKIAQVIVVSIRNRHLTPPVSPDELYEISEKERDPSEEKIPHTDQFRFLDKAAILCDGTNADPWKVCTVTQVEEVKVLTRMLPILFSTIIMNTCMAQLQTFSVQQGYFMDPYIGSFKFPTASIPVIPLFFMSFLIPSYQFVFVPFARKITGHPTGITQLQRVGVGLVLSIISMSIAGLIEVKRRNRSIEDPLHPISLFWLSFQYGIFGIADMFTVVGLLEFFYKEAPLGMRSLSTSFTWLSLSFGYFLSTIFVNIINSVTRRIAPSKQGWLHGKNLNSNKLNLFYWFLAVLSCLNLANYVFWASWYKYKIKDSEFKTEAKSTNGQN, translated from the exons ATGGAGATCCTTTGTAAAAGCTATCATCTGTGTCCAGCAATTTGTAACTACGCGTGTATGTACCAGAACTTCCAAGGACCTGATAACCCAACACGTACAAAGTCGGTTCAAGTAGGTGTTGGAGATGAAACCGCTGAG GTTGACAAGAATGTGGACATATCCCTCAGCTCGGCGAGCATGAAGAAGGGTGGTTACAGGGCTTGCATGTTTGTGTTCG GATTGGCCTCGCTGGAGAATATCGGGTTTGTGGCCAACATGTCAACCATGGTCCTCTACTTTTCCTATGTTCTCTACTTCAGCCTGTCAACATCTGCAAATACTCTCACCAACTTCATGGGCTCGGTTTGCTTGCTCTCGCTCATTGGTGGCTTCATCTCGGACACTTACATAAATCGACTCTACACTTGTCTGATATTTGGCTCCATGGAAGTTGTG GCCCTTGTTATGGTCACAATTCAAGCGTATTCCAAGAATCTTCACCCTGACCCCTGCGGCAAATCATCATGTGTTGAAGGAGGCAAAGCACTCTTTCTGTACACCTCTATGTTTCTGCTCGCACTTGGTGCTGGTGGAGTTAAGGGTGCTCTTCCGGCACTCGGTGGCGATCAGTTATATTGGAACGGTATCGATGGAGGGAAGGCTCTTGCGAGTTACTTTAATTGGTACTTGCTCAGTACAATTCTTGGAGGCATCATTGGAGTCACTGGTGTTGTGTGGGTTAACATGAATAAGTCCTGGTATTGGGGATTTTTTATCGGCACGATGACCGCATTATTGGGATTCATCGTTCTTGCTATTGGAAAGCCATTCTACCGTTTTCCTCCCCATGGGAACAGTCCTCTGTTGAAGATCGCACAG GTCATCGTGGTTTCAATTCGGAATAGACACTTAACTCCACCAGTAAGCCCGGACGAATTGTATGAGATtagtgagaaagaaagagatcCATCTGAAGAGAAAATTCCACATACCGACCAATTCAG GTTCCTGGACAAAGCGGCTATTCTCTGCGACGGAACAAATGCAGATCCCTGGAAAGTCTGCACAGTAACCCAAGTCGAAGAAGTGAAAGTACTCACAAGGATGCTTCCCATACTTTTCAGCACAATCATAATGAACACATGCATGGCACAACTGCAAACATTCTCAGTACAACAGGGCTACTTCATGGATCCCTACATTGGCTCATTCAAATTCCCGACTGCATCGATCCCCGTTATACCCCTGTTCTTCATGTCCTTCCTCATACCCTCCTACCAGTTTGTTTTCGTTCCCTTCGCTAGAAAAATCACAGGACATCCGACGGGCATCACACAGCTCCAGCGCGTCGGAGTAGGGCTCGTACTTTCAATCATCTCTATGTCGATCGCGGGATTGATCGAAGTGAAGAGAAGGAATCGCTCCATTGAAGATCCGTTGCATCCCATCAGCTTGTTCTGGCTCTCTTTCCAATACGGCATATTCGGGATTGCCGATATGTTCACAGTGGTCGGATTGCTAGAGTTCTTCTACAAGGAGGCACCCTTGGGAATGCGGTCGCTATCTACTTCTTTCACGTGGCTGTCGCTATCCTTCGGCTACTTCCTGAGCACCATCTTTGTCAACATCATAAACTCGGTCACCAGAAGGATCGCCCCGAGCAAGCAAGGGTGGCTGCACGGGAAGAACCTGAACTCGAACAAGCTGAACCTGTTCTACTGGTTCCTGGCTGTGCTGAGTTGCCTCAACCTGGCAAACTATGTGTTTTGGGCTTCCTGgtacaagtacaagataaaaGATTCAGAATTCAAAACCGAAGCCAAGTCAACAAATGGGCAGAACTAG